One Nocardia iowensis DNA window includes the following coding sequences:
- a CDS encoding nuclear transport factor 2 family protein — protein MPLEPSAAELLTAVQASPRAVAAHDKSAWVDLFAADAEVNDPVGSRPHVGRAAIERFYDTFIAPNAIAFRVDRDIVHPPTVVRDLTIETTMSTGAMVSVPMHLRYQLAEDDGDWKITHLAAHWELGPMIGQLLRTGPSGLGAALRLGPQLVTHQGVDGALGLMRALGGVGRVGKRVTARLFAAAGSTDIVRVRGLLGHYAVVELPAGTPVSVEEFTNRARNMRWSKLIAAGRTVTATVRLGDTRGVAFVEFAAGSPQIAAIRFFLDRV, from the coding sequence ATGCCGCTGGAACCCTCGGCCGCGGAGTTGTTGACGGCCGTCCAGGCGTCGCCGCGCGCGGTCGCCGCGCATGACAAGTCCGCGTGGGTCGATCTGTTCGCGGCCGACGCGGAGGTCAATGACCCGGTCGGCTCCCGCCCACACGTCGGCCGCGCCGCCATCGAGCGGTTCTACGACACGTTCATCGCCCCGAACGCCATCGCGTTCCGGGTCGATCGGGACATCGTGCACCCGCCGACGGTGGTGCGCGATCTGACCATCGAGACCACGATGTCCACCGGCGCCATGGTCTCGGTGCCGATGCACCTGCGCTATCAACTCGCCGAGGACGACGGCGACTGGAAGATCACCCATCTGGCCGCGCACTGGGAACTGGGCCCGATGATCGGGCAACTGTTGCGTACCGGACCCAGCGGACTCGGCGCCGCGCTGCGGCTCGGACCACAGCTGGTCACCCATCAAGGTGTCGATGGCGCGCTCGGCCTGATGCGGGCGCTCGGCGGTGTCGGACGGGTGGGCAAGCGGGTGACCGCACGGTTGTTCGCCGCGGCGGGCAGCACGGACATCGTCCGCGTCCGCGGCTTGCTCGGTCACTATGCCGTTGTCGAATTGCCTGCGGGCACACCGGTTTCGGTGGAGGAATTCACCAACCGGGCACGAAATATGCGGTGGAGCAAGCTGATCGCCGCCGGTCGCACGGTGACCGCGACGGTCCGGCTCGGTGACACGCGCGGAGTGGCGTTCGTCGAGTTCGCCGCGGGCTCCCCGCAGATCGCCGCCATTCGCTTCTTTCTGGACCGCGTGTGA
- a CDS encoding sterol desaturase family protein, producing the protein MGRVELLSYAVPAFALFMLVEWIAYRGDPDRPANVGSGRDTAANVATFTLGRLTKPLTQYLIPFSAVVLAASVSPLHLSAKSWWVWVLGLVVTDFCYYWAHRADHRVRLLWTAHSVHHSSEYFNLSTAIRLPWVHPVANILRGMAWVPAALLGFPVWMIFLLQSIGLLYQFPIHTQRVGTLPRPIEFLFNTPAHHRIHHGSNQPYLDRNYGGIFIIWDRMFGSFAAESEPIRYGLTKNIGTDNPLKLNYHELAGLIRDVRGATTWRGRLGYVFGPPGWTEQVRAAQQPEKSVQLT; encoded by the coding sequence GTGGGCAGAGTCGAGTTGTTGAGCTATGCCGTCCCCGCATTCGCGTTGTTCATGCTCGTGGAGTGGATCGCGTACCGCGGCGATCCCGATCGCCCGGCCAATGTCGGCTCGGGGCGCGACACCGCCGCCAACGTGGCGACGTTCACCCTCGGCCGGCTCACCAAACCGCTGACGCAGTATCTGATCCCGTTCTCGGCGGTGGTGCTGGCCGCCTCGGTCTCCCCGCTGCACCTGTCCGCGAAGTCGTGGTGGGTGTGGGTGCTCGGCTTGGTGGTCACCGATTTCTGCTACTACTGGGCGCATCGCGCGGACCATCGGGTCCGGCTGCTGTGGACCGCGCACAGCGTGCACCACTCGAGCGAGTACTTCAACCTGTCCACCGCGATCCGCTTGCCCTGGGTGCATCCGGTGGCCAATATCCTGCGTGGAATGGCCTGGGTGCCAGCGGCTTTGCTCGGCTTCCCGGTTTGGATGATCTTCCTGTTGCAGAGCATCGGCCTGCTCTACCAATTCCCGATCCACACCCAGCGCGTCGGCACGCTGCCGCGGCCGATCGAATTCCTGTTCAACACCCCGGCGCACCACCGCATCCACCACGGCTCGAATCAGCCGTACCTCGACCGGAACTACGGCGGCATCTTCATCATCTGGGACCGCATGTTCGGCAGCTTCGCCGCCGAATCCGAACCGATCCGCTACGGGCTCACCAAGAACATCGGCACCGACAACCCGCTGAAGCTCAACTATCACGAGCTGGCCGGACTGATCCGCGATGTACGGGGCGCCACCACCTGGCGCGGCCGCCTCGGTTACGTCTTCGGCCCGCCCGGCTGGACCGAGCAGGTGCGGGCTGCGCAGCAGCCCGAGAAGTCGGTCCAACTCACGTGA
- a CDS encoding sensor histidine kinase: MSRSLARQSLVVAVVAALIDAVVLGLCGVFTVAPWQTVAAVAAIVAGDLALAAPPRTAGVVAVAQVLVRLLAAWLLHQYGFGTRFADVGFLVAGYRAGAWLSGPKSVLTMLVMCGGVAAAHLLIGSKNDNDWRLLLATTAAAGCVPWLVGRYTAARGAYIADLEQRERLRRQEHQVALERAVTEERAAIARDLHDVISHHVSAIGIHAGAARMAMADTANGTATRSLAAVESSSRAAMVDLRRQLDLLHGRDDAGQRQPGLADIDGLVDHVRAAGMNVEVAVRGSVVELPESLDVTVYRIVQEMLTNALRHGDGEQARLEVAYRPERVLIRATNPMPPAPAAEDTAVPRGLGGIRRRTELFDGELDYGLDESGTSWHTAVSVPIGGS, from the coding sequence GTGAGCAGGTCGCTGGCCCGCCAGTCGCTGGTGGTCGCGGTGGTGGCCGCGCTGATCGACGCCGTGGTGCTCGGCCTGTGCGGCGTGTTCACCGTCGCGCCGTGGCAGACCGTCGCGGCGGTGGCCGCCATCGTCGCCGGTGATCTGGCGCTGGCCGCGCCACCCCGCACGGCCGGTGTGGTCGCGGTGGCTCAGGTGCTGGTCCGGCTGCTGGCCGCCTGGCTGCTGCATCAGTACGGGTTCGGCACCCGATTCGCCGATGTCGGTTTCCTGGTGGCCGGGTACCGGGCCGGTGCCTGGTTGTCGGGGCCGAAATCGGTACTGACCATGCTCGTCATGTGCGGCGGTGTCGCGGCCGCACATCTGCTCATCGGCAGCAAGAACGACAACGACTGGCGGCTGCTGCTCGCCACGACGGCGGCCGCGGGCTGTGTGCCGTGGCTGGTCGGCCGGTACACCGCGGCGCGTGGCGCCTACATCGCCGACCTGGAGCAGCGGGAACGGCTGCGGCGCCAGGAACATCAGGTCGCGCTGGAGCGTGCGGTGACCGAGGAACGCGCCGCCATCGCGCGGGATCTGCACGATGTGATCTCTCATCACGTCAGCGCCATCGGTATCCACGCCGGTGCGGCCCGAATGGCCATGGCGGACACGGCGAATGGTACGGCGACCCGGTCGCTCGCCGCGGTGGAGTCGAGCAGCCGGGCCGCGATGGTGGACCTACGCCGTCAGCTCGATCTGCTGCACGGCCGCGACGACGCGGGACAGCGACAGCCTGGCCTGGCCGATATCGACGGCCTGGTCGACCACGTGCGTGCCGCCGGAATGAATGTCGAAGTGGCCGTGCGTGGTTCGGTGGTCGAGCTGCCGGAGTCGTTGGATGTCACGGTGTATCGGATCGTGCAGGAGATGCTGACCAACGCATTGCGCCACGGCGACGGCGAGCAGGCGCGGCTGGAGGTGGCGTACCGCCCCGAGCGCGTGCTGATCCGGGCAACCAATCCGATGCCACCGGCACCGGCGGCCGAAGACACCGCGGTGCCGCGTGGGCTCGGCGGGATTCGCCGCCGCACCGAACTTTTCGACGGTGAACTCGACTACGGCCTCGACGAATCCGGAACCTCTTGGCACACCGCGGTTTCCGTCCCGATCGGCGGCTCGTGA
- a CDS encoding response regulator translates to MSIRILIADDHSMFRSGLRAVVDSQADLDCVAEVSDGRAAIAETARLRPDVAILDVRMPKLDGLAATEAIVAAGGTRVLVLTTYDSDANLYRALRAGASGFLLKSLPPEELVAAIRIAARGDALIDPSMTRRLATRFATTLAPPRIPPEVGQLTARELEVLLLLADARSNAEIAALLGVGEETVKTHVSRVLAKLGVRDRIHAVVYAHQHGLVSHTPPGPR, encoded by the coding sequence ATGTCGATCCGGATCTTGATCGCCGACGACCACAGCATGTTCCGCTCCGGACTGCGCGCGGTCGTGGACAGCCAGGCCGATCTCGACTGCGTCGCCGAGGTCAGCGACGGCCGCGCCGCCATCGCCGAAACCGCAAGGCTGCGACCGGATGTCGCGATTCTCGACGTACGCATGCCCAAGTTGGATGGGCTCGCCGCCACCGAGGCGATCGTCGCGGCGGGCGGCACCCGGGTACTTGTGCTCACCACCTACGACAGCGACGCCAACCTCTACCGCGCGCTACGCGCGGGCGCGAGCGGGTTCCTGCTGAAGAGCCTGCCGCCGGAAGAGCTCGTCGCCGCCATCCGGATCGCCGCCCGCGGTGACGCGCTGATCGATCCCTCGATGACCCGCCGCCTGGCCACCCGATTCGCCACCACGCTCGCCCCGCCGCGCATCCCTCCCGAGGTCGGCCAGCTCACTGCCCGCGAATTGGAGGTGCTGCTCCTGCTCGCGGACGCGCGCAGCAATGCCGAAATCGCGGCCCTGCTCGGCGTCGGCGAGGAAACGGTGAAGACCCACGTCTCCCGTGTCCTGGCCAAACTCGGTGTGCGGGATCGCATTCACGCGGTGGTCTACGCCCATCAGCACGGTTTGGTCTCGCACACTCCACCCGGTCCTCGCTGA
- a CDS encoding CinA family protein: MTANGLAEELAEVVQRGDLTVAVAESLTAGQIAAALGAAPESAEWFRGGVVAYSAQVKRSVLGVPEVPVVSETAAKAMAEGVTSLMGSTLSVAVTGVGGPGPQDGEPAGSVWFSVAGKDVTASHRQFDGSPEEVLEQTVNHALELLLEAARGH, translated from the coding sequence TTGACAGCCAACGGCCTGGCGGAAGAACTTGCCGAGGTGGTACAGCGCGGCGATCTGACGGTGGCGGTCGCGGAGTCGCTGACCGCCGGTCAGATCGCGGCCGCGCTAGGCGCGGCGCCCGAGTCCGCCGAGTGGTTCCGCGGCGGTGTCGTGGCCTACTCGGCGCAGGTCAAGCGCAGCGTGCTCGGTGTGCCCGAGGTGCCGGTGGTGTCGGAGACGGCGGCCAAGGCGATGGCAGAGGGCGTCACGTCGCTGATGGGGTCGACGCTGTCGGTGGCCGTCACCGGGGTCGGCGGGCCGGGTCCGCAGGACGGGGAGCCCGCGGGCTCGGTGTGGTTCTCGGTCGCGGGTAAGGACGTGACGGCCTCGCATCGCCAGTTCGACGGCAGTCCGGAGGAAGTGCTCGAGCAGACCGTGAACCATGCGCTCGAGCTGCTGCTCGAGGCCGCACGCGGTCATTGA
- a CDS encoding MSCRAMM family adhesin SdrC, with the protein MRSDHTRLVVTVVACSGLVLSGVGIASAQVATGTVPDGQPVAVQTPTQQALIERARQRSASARDRAESVRPGDSVQPGDSVRPGDSVRPGDSVRPGDSVRPGDSVQPGDSVQPSDSVQPSDSVQPSDSVQPSDSVQPSDSVQPSDNACPAAPEKAKQRPAQRDTIRTGLDSAAKAAEAAANTAAAARAAADAARAALAAVLATEEAADGFLSILEAEMAARAAEEAAAAPDDVELANAAAAAENRAARATARMTKAPIHPIHPIRKP; encoded by the coding sequence ATGCGTAGTGATCACACCCGCCTCGTTGTCACGGTCGTCGCGTGTTCCGGCCTGGTCCTGTCCGGAGTCGGTATCGCGTCCGCGCAAGTTGCCACCGGCACGGTGCCGGATGGGCAGCCGGTAGCCGTCCAAACGCCCACCCAGCAGGCGCTGATCGAACGGGCCCGGCAGCGCTCGGCGAGCGCGCGCGACCGTGCCGAATCGGTGCGGCCCGGCGATTCGGTGCAGCCCGGCGATTCGGTGCGGCCCGGCGATTCGGTGCGGCCCGGCGATTCGGTGCGGCCCGGCGATTCGGTGCGGCCCGGCGATTCAGTGCAACCCGGCGATTCAGTGCAACCCAGCGATTCAGTGCAACCCAGCGATTCAGTGCAACCCAGCGATTCAGTGCAACCCAGCGATTCAGTGCAACCCAGCGATTCGGTGCAACCCAGCGATAACGCGTGCCCGGCCGCGCCAGAAAAGGCGAAGCAGAGGCCGGCCCAGCGCGACACCATTCGCACCGGCCTCGACAGCGCGGCAAAGGCCGCCGAAGCCGCGGCGAATACCGCGGCCGCCGCCCGTGCCGCGGCCGACGCCGCACGTGCCGCGCTGGCGGCGGTCCTCGCCACCGAAGAGGCCGCTGACGGCTTCCTCAGCATTCTCGAAGCCGAGATGGCCGCCCGTGCGGCCGAGGAGGCGGCCGCCGCTCCCGACGATGTCGAGCTCGCCAATGCCGCCGCCGCGGCGGAGAACAGGGCCGCCAGGGCGACTGCCCGAATGACCAAGGCGCCGATCCACCCGATCCACCCGATCCGCAAGCCGTGA
- a CDS encoding VOC family protein has translation MPTHDGSWPQGTPCWVDSQVDDTTRAREFYGELFGWEILDSPPDAGGYLMALRNGRPAAGIGPKPVGVPMPSAWTTYFAADSADAIAEKVTAAGGSVIMSPFDVLDVGRMFVAADPTGAVFGVWEAKAHTGAGIYNEHGAYCWNELNTDRYKLAQEFYAAVFGWHYHEIGDGENFTYSTFSLSPAGEEVGGVFDTSTEPGETPPFWQIWFQVDDTDAAVAKAAQLGATVLMDPHDSAFGRMGVLQGPQGEAFGVIDVNTTVGEPPTGG, from the coding sequence ATGCCAACACATGACGGAAGCTGGCCGCAGGGGACACCGTGCTGGGTCGACAGTCAGGTCGACGACACCACCCGGGCCCGCGAGTTCTACGGGGAACTGTTCGGCTGGGAAATCCTGGATAGCCCGCCGGACGCGGGCGGCTATCTGATGGCGCTACGCAACGGCAGACCCGCCGCGGGCATCGGCCCCAAGCCCGTCGGCGTGCCGATGCCCTCGGCGTGGACCACTTACTTTGCCGCGGACAGTGCCGACGCGATTGCCGAAAAGGTCACGGCGGCAGGCGGTTCGGTGATTATGTCGCCGTTCGACGTGCTCGACGTCGGCCGGATGTTCGTCGCCGCCGACCCGACGGGCGCGGTCTTCGGGGTGTGGGAAGCCAAGGCGCACACCGGCGCCGGGATCTACAACGAGCACGGCGCCTACTGCTGGAACGAGTTGAACACCGATCGGTACAAGCTGGCGCAGGAGTTCTACGCAGCGGTATTCGGTTGGCATTACCACGAAATCGGGGACGGCGAGAACTTCACCTACTCGACCTTCAGCCTCTCCCCGGCGGGCGAGGAGGTGGGCGGTGTCTTCGATACCTCGACCGAACCGGGCGAAACCCCGCCCTTCTGGCAGATCTGGTTCCAGGTTGACGACACCGACGCGGCCGTCGCCAAGGCCGCGCAGCTGGGCGCCACCGTCCTGATGGATCCCCACGACAGCGCGTTCGGTCGGATGGGAGTCCTGCAAGGGCCGCAAGGTGAGGCGTTCGGCGTCATCGACGTCAACACGACAGTGGGTGAACCGCCGACAGGTGGATAG
- a CDS encoding MFS transporter, translated as MTTASEVGREHLRLDELPVRPIHRKLVVLVGAGLFFDLYELFLAGTITGVLKQEMHLSTFQLSGIVGSAFAGQFLGALVIGRLSDVFGRRRMFMVNIALYSGFTLLGAFSPNITFLMATRFLAGLGIGAEMTVSDTYLSEVVPPQVRGRLIATAYTIGFCAVPIVGFLAQWLVPLRPLGVEGWRWLFVIGGLGAAVVVVARRNMPESPQWIARQQQKSAVTPFSAIVRPPYRARTTLFSAVMILQVFGYYGFGTLAVLVLDRKGFEVVTSLSYLAVTYLGYPLGSLLAIPLMERIERKHLVMGTAAMMAVFGLTFGFATSVPLILLSGGLFTVTSNVFSDALHAYLPESFATAVRGTASGATYSLSKISTALLPFLLLPLLDRPNGPGLVFSVITLALVTMVVLVGVWGPLTGRRALDAE; from the coding sequence ATGACCACAGCCTCCGAGGTCGGCCGCGAGCATCTCCGGCTGGATGAACTTCCGGTTCGTCCCATTCATCGCAAATTGGTCGTTCTTGTCGGTGCGGGACTGTTCTTCGATCTGTACGAGTTGTTCCTCGCCGGGACCATTACCGGGGTGCTGAAACAAGAGATGCACCTGTCCACCTTTCAGCTCAGCGGCATCGTCGGGTCGGCGTTCGCGGGTCAGTTCCTGGGGGCGCTGGTGATCGGCCGGTTGTCGGATGTGTTCGGGCGGCGCCGCATGTTCATGGTCAATATCGCGCTGTATTCCGGGTTCACGCTGCTCGGTGCGTTCAGCCCGAACATCACCTTTCTGATGGCGACGCGATTCCTTGCGGGGCTGGGTATCGGCGCCGAGATGACCGTGTCCGACACCTATCTCTCGGAAGTCGTTCCGCCACAGGTGCGTGGCCGTTTGATCGCCACCGCCTACACAATCGGTTTCTGCGCGGTGCCGATCGTCGGGTTCCTCGCCCAATGGCTGGTTCCGTTGCGGCCCTTGGGTGTCGAGGGCTGGCGCTGGCTGTTCGTGATCGGCGGGCTTGGCGCCGCCGTGGTGGTCGTGGCGCGGCGGAACATGCCCGAGTCACCACAGTGGATCGCCAGGCAGCAGCAGAAGTCCGCCGTCACGCCCTTCAGCGCGATTGTCCGGCCGCCGTACCGCGCCAGGACAACGCTGTTTTCGGCGGTGATGATCCTGCAGGTCTTCGGCTACTACGGTTTCGGCACCTTGGCGGTGCTGGTGTTGGACCGCAAGGGTTTCGAGGTGGTGACCTCGCTGAGCTACCTGGCCGTCACCTATCTCGGCTACCCGCTCGGCTCGCTGCTGGCGATCCCGTTGATGGAGCGGATCGAACGCAAGCATCTGGTCATGGGGACCGCCGCCATGATGGCGGTGTTCGGCCTGACCTTCGGCTTCGCCACCAGCGTGCCGCTCATTCTGCTGTCCGGTGGGCTGTTCACCGTGACCAGCAACGTGTTCTCCGACGCGCTGCACGCCTACCTACCGGAGTCCTTCGCGACCGCGGTGCGCGGCACCGCATCCGGTGCGACCTATTCGTTGTCGAAGATCAGCACCGCACTCCTGCCGTTCCTCCTACTCCCCCTGCTCGACCGCCCCAACGGCCCCGGGCTGGTCTTCTCGGTGATCACCCTCGCCCTGGTCACCATGGTCGTCCTGGTCGGCGTATGGGGCCCACTAACCGGCCGACGCGCGCTGGACGCGGAGTGA
- a CDS encoding PhzF family phenazine biosynthesis protein, giving the protein MRTEMMLVHVCQRAGQGGSPTVVADEMTSLSDAERCALPGVVGASHGVFVRPGRAAVSLRFFTAAGELPACGHGTVAALAVLAHRAQIQEYEAVLRSGGRTFRGRATGDGTRYEAFFDPGPVELSTPTMAESEPVLTAVGIDPAETCAPCRIASVGRPRMLVQVPDRAILRGLAPDMTLLRDACDQLGLLGCYVYSTPTPDGRAAARMFAPGIGVPEDIANANSTACLAAHLADHGFSALEVDMGDSLDQPSTITATTRPGPRGPVVRVGGTATIPRPVEPRSRN; this is encoded by the coding sequence ATGAGGACGGAGATGATGCTCGTCCACGTCTGCCAACGTGCAGGACAGGGTGGAAGTCCGACCGTGGTGGCCGATGAGATGACATCGCTGAGCGACGCCGAGCGCTGTGCATTACCGGGTGTGGTGGGCGCATCGCACGGTGTGTTTGTCCGGCCCGGCCGCGCGGCTGTCTCATTGCGCTTCTTCACTGCCGCTGGCGAACTGCCGGCCTGTGGGCACGGCACTGTCGCGGCACTGGCGGTTCTGGCCCACCGTGCACAGATACAGGAGTACGAGGCCGTGCTGCGGTCCGGCGGCCGCACTTTTCGCGGTCGGGCCACCGGCGACGGCACCCGGTACGAGGCTTTTTTCGATCCGGGGCCCGTTGAGCTGAGCACTCCCACCATGGCAGAGAGCGAGCCGGTGCTGACCGCCGTTGGCATCGATCCCGCCGAGACGTGCGCACCATGCCGTATCGCTTCGGTCGGTCGGCCCCGAATGCTGGTGCAAGTTCCCGACCGTGCAATCCTGCGCGGTCTGGCACCGGACATGACCCTGCTACGCGACGCGTGCGACCAGCTAGGACTGCTGGGCTGCTATGTCTACAGCACACCGACACCGGACGGGCGCGCCGCGGCTCGGATGTTCGCCCCAGGGATCGGTGTGCCAGAAGACATCGCCAACGCCAACAGCACCGCCTGCCTGGCAGCACATCTCGCCGATCACGGCTTCTCCGCTCTGGAAGTCGACATGGGCGACTCGCTCGACCAACCGTCCACCATCACAGCCACAACTCGCCCCGGACCGCGCGGCCCAGTGGTCCGCGTCGGCGGCACCGCAACAATCCCCAGGCCCGTCGAGCCCCGCTCACGCAATTGA